In the Nitrospirales bacterium LBB_01 genome, one interval contains:
- the budA gene encoding acetolactate decarboxylase has translation MKKTLLSLIFLILTGCATHNSANNTIYQVSTLDALIKGQYEAFVEFSELKEHGDFGLGTFDSLDGEMIAIDGKFYQIKSDGVVYPVSLNTKTPFADMIFFNADTLFDINKETSCEDVIAEISKRLSSWSIFYAIRVDGIFEKVKIRSVPAQKKPYPGLLEAVKGQTVFDYENVNGTILGFWFPEFMKGAGITGFHFHFISDDRAKGGHLLTCKLKKAVVKIDYSTRLFLKLPENGQYPNQTKDNLTPSAVSYH, from the coding sequence ATGAAAAAAACGCTTTTAAGCCTTATCTTTTTAATATTAACCGGCTGTGCAACTCATAATTCTGCAAACAATACAATTTATCAGGTTTCAACTCTTGATGCACTTATAAAAGGTCAGTACGAGGCATTTGTAGAGTTTAGTGAATTAAAAGAGCATGGTGATTTCGGTCTTGGCACGTTTGACAGTCTTGACGGGGAGATGATTGCAATTGACGGTAAATTTTATCAGATAAAAAGTGACGGCGTTGTGTATCCTGTCTCACTGAACACTAAAACTCCTTTCGCAGATATGATATTTTTCAATGCCGACACGTTATTTGATATAAACAAAGAGACATCTTGTGAGGATGTTATCGCTGAGATTAGCAAACGGCTTTCCTCATGGAGTATATTCTATGCCATAAGGGTGGACGGTATATTTGAAAAAGTAAAGATCAGGAGTGTACCGGCTCAGAAAAAACCGTATCCCGGTCTTTTAGAAGCCGTTAAGGGTCAAACTGTGTTTGATTATGAAAATGTAAACGGCACTATACTGGGTTTTTGGTTCCCTGAATTTATGAAAGGAGCTGGCATCACCGGTTTTCACTTTCATTTTATATCAGATGACAGGGCTAAAGGCGGACATCTGCTCACGTGTAAATTAAAAAAAGCTGTTGTTAAGATAGATTATTCTACAAGACTTTTTCTAAAACTGCCGGAAAATGGCCAATATCCAAACCAAACTAAAGATAATTTGACACCCTCAGCTGTTTCTTATCACTAA
- a CDS encoding glucose-6-phosphate isomerase, giving the protein MSGKNSWKRYKKYLYHNEKLGLTIDVSKMNFPNDFITKMTPLIDRAFKNMDALESGVIANPDENRMVGHYWLRNAALAPNKELTNEINSTLSAVKEFAKKVHNGEIVSPKSGKKFKNILIIGIGGSALGPQLVSFALGGASNPMTSYFFDNTDPDGMDYVLGQIGDSLSETLSVVISKSGGTKETRNGMLEAKAAYEAKGLNFAHHAVAVTGKDSDLEKVAIADKWIERFPMWDWVGGRTSETSAVGMLPAALQGLDIDTLLKGAAACDEVTRTKEPLKNPAMLLSLMWHYGSSGTGLKDMVILPYKDRLHLFAKYLQQLIMESLGKEKDLDGKVVNQGIAVYGNKGSTDQHAYIQQLRDGVSNFFVTFIEVLKDRAGTSMKVEDDFTTGDYLNAFYQGTRTALSGNARESVTITIEKLDAFSMGVLIALYERATGYYASLVNINAYHQPGVEAGKKAAGVVAKLQRTAFSHLRANTGKSYTADEVASSIGSPEDVETLFKLLLHAASNPDHNVKILKADTLTESQFKFIG; this is encoded by the coding sequence ATGAGCGGTAAAAACTCGTGGAAGCGTTATAAAAAATACTTATACCATAATGAAAAGCTGGGGCTTACCATAGACGTAAGCAAGATGAATTTTCCGAATGATTTCATAACTAAAATGACACCTTTGATAGATAGAGCCTTTAAAAACATGGACGCTCTTGAATCCGGAGTTATAGCTAATCCTGACGAAAACCGGATGGTTGGTCACTATTGGCTTAGAAACGCAGCCCTTGCCCCAAATAAGGAGCTGACAAACGAGATTAACTCAACACTTTCAGCGGTTAAAGAATTTGCTAAAAAAGTTCACAATGGGGAGATTGTTTCACCCAAAAGCGGTAAGAAATTCAAAAACATTCTGATAATAGGCATAGGCGGCTCGGCTCTTGGGCCGCAACTGGTATCGTTTGCGCTTGGCGGCGCTTCTAACCCAATGACCTCTTACTTTTTTGACAACACAGACCCTGACGGCATGGACTACGTGCTTGGGCAAATTGGCGACAGTCTCTCTGAGACACTCTCGGTTGTAATTTCAAAAAGTGGAGGCACTAAAGAGACACGTAACGGAATGCTTGAGGCAAAAGCCGCTTATGAGGCAAAGGGTCTTAACTTTGCACATCATGCCGTTGCCGTTACCGGTAAAGACAGCGATCTTGAAAAAGTAGCAATAGCTGATAAGTGGATTGAGCGATTCCCTATGTGGGACTGGGTTGGTGGGCGCACATCTGAAACCTCAGCAGTTGGAATGCTCCCTGCGGCTTTGCAAGGATTAGACATAGACACACTGCTTAAAGGCGCTGCCGCCTGTGATGAGGTAACCAGAACTAAAGAGCCGCTTAAAAACCCCGCTATGCTGCTATCTCTGATGTGGCACTATGGCTCATCCGGTACAGGACTTAAGGATATGGTCATACTGCCTTATAAAGACCGCCTCCACCTGTTTGCCAAGTACCTTCAGCAGTTGATTATGGAATCTTTGGGTAAGGAGAAAGATTTAGACGGTAAAGTTGTAAATCAGGGGATTGCCGTATATGGCAATAAGGGGTCAACAGACCAGCACGCCTACATTCAACAGCTTAGAGACGGCGTTAGTAATTTCTTTGTCACATTCATTGAGGTGTTAAAAGACAGAGCGGGAACATCCATGAAAGTAGAGGATGACTTCACAACCGGAGATTATTTGAATGCTTTCTATCAAGGCACACGCACCGCTCTTTCCGGTAATGCACGGGAGTCTGTCACTATTACAATAGAAAAGCTGGATGCGTTTTCAATGGGAGTCCTTATTGCGCTTTATGAAAGGGCGACAGGATATTACGCCTCGCTTGTTAATATAAACGCCTATCATCAACCCGGTGTTGAGGCCGGTAAAAAAGCCGCCGGAGTTGTAGCAAAACTTCAGCGCACAGCCTTTTCTCACCTAAGGGCTAACACTGGGAAATCTTACACTGCCGATGAGGTTGCCTCATCTATTGGCTCACCGGAGGATGTTGAAACCCTGTTTAAACTCCTCCTCCATGCAGCATCTAATCCAGACCATAACGTTAAAATCCTTAAAGCTGATACTCTTACAGAGTCCCAGTTTAAGTTTATTGGATAG
- a CDS encoding Uma2 family endonuclease — MGPSPFGIHQRVSSNLNYIIHHYVKTNDLGQVYYSPLDIIFEEGINRLQPDILFIRKENMSIFQDWIRGVPDMVCEIISPGTYERDTAVKRTIYERYKVPEYWLVLPEFKTVEILTIEGDKYKLHSVAAFEGVVTSKVIEGLQVNISEIFE; from the coding sequence ATGGGACCTAGTCCATTTGGAATACATCAGAGGGTTAGCAGTAATCTAAATTATATTATACATCATTATGTTAAAACAAATGACTTAGGACAGGTTTATTATTCGCCATTAGATATAATCTTTGAAGAGGGTATTAACAGGCTTCAACCAGATATATTGTTTATCAGGAAAGAGAACATGAGTATCTTTCAGGACTGGATACGGGGTGTGCCGGATATGGTTTGTGAGATAATTTCACCCGGCACTTACGAAAGGGATACCGCCGTTAAGAGGACTATCTACGAAAGATATAAAGTCCCAGAGTACTGGTTAGTCCTGCCTGAGTTTAAAACTGTTGAGATATTAACCATTGAAGGTGACAAGTACAAGCTGCATTCAGTTGCAGCATTTGAAGGTGTTGTTACATCAAAAGTCATAGAAGGGCTTCAAGTCAACATCAGTGAAATATTTGAATAA